A segment of the Gossypium hirsutum isolate 1008001.06 chromosome D10, Gossypium_hirsutum_v2.1, whole genome shotgun sequence genome:
GGCCTAGAAGACATCGTTTGGCCATTATCTAGCTCTCAAAACCTTTGTTCTTGAGCTCATAAATCTCAAAAAGCCCCTCAAACAGATCCTGAAATTAGATGGAAAAGGATCGGTCCTCACAAGCTCCTCCTCCACATGTTCTCATCTTCCCTTTCCCATTACAAGGCCATATAAACTCTATGATTAAGCTAGCTGAACTGCTGGCCCTCGCCGGCTTCAAGCTCACTTTCCTCAACTCCCACTACAACCATGAACGCTTGGTCAAGTTCAACAACATTGCTGCCCACTTTGAAAGATACCAAGGGTTCGAATTCAAGACCATAACCGATGGTCTCCCTCTTGATCATCCCCGGTCTGGGAATTGGTTCCTTGATATGTACGAAGAGGCCCTGGAATTGAAAATGAAGCCAGGTTTGAGAGAGATGCTTGAAAATATCAGCCCACCAGTGGATTGCATAATTGCAGATGGGTTTTCAGGCTTTGCTCTTGATGTTGCAAAGGAGCTTGAAATCCCCATTATTTATTTTCGTACCAGCAGTCCTTTTAGTTTCTGGGTTTATTATTCCATCCCTGATATAATCCAAGCTGGGGAGCTTCCTATCAAAGGTAAATTAACTTCTTTTTTATAACTTTGTTTTCGTTTCAACCATGTTTAGAACAGTTTTTAGTTCTGTGGAGGCCATTCGCTCCATCATGAGAAGTGAGAAGTTATTGAAATGTCATTCACTGAGAATCAACCAGACCCCCAACAATTGATAGTACTGTTCTCGTCATCCGTGGATAGCCATGTACGGCTCATAAAAGAGGACACTTcctaaattaaacttttaattttatttattatatatcatgaCACTAGTAACTAGGTTTTTGTTAAACTATTGAAGGAAGTGAAGACATGAACCGGTTGTTAACAACAGTGCCAGGCATGGAAACTTATCTCCGTTGTCGAGATCTTCCTAGTTTTTGTCGAGAAACTGATATTGAAGATTCAATTATCAAACTTTATGTAAAACAAACACGAAAGAGCCCTCAAGCTGATGCCTTGATACTCAACACCGCCGAAGAGCTCGATGGGCCTATACTATCTCAAATACGCACCAAATGCCCTCGCGTCTATGCCATTGGACCCTTACATGCTCAATTAAACACTAGACTCAAGGCAAAACATGGAGAATCATATGATCACTTCTCGAACACCCTTTGGGAAGTGGATAAAAGCTGCATCTTTTGGCTAGATAAGCAACCAAATCGATCTGTTATCTATGTAAGTTTTGGTAGCATTACGAGCACGTCAAGGGAGCAACTTGTAGAGCTTTGGTATGGACTTCTTAACAGTAAAACGAAGTTCTTGCTTGTCGTAAGGCCGAATTCTGTGATTGGTAAAGATGGTGAAGGGGAGGATGTTGTAGTGGAGCTTATGGAGAAGAGTAAGGATCAAGGTTACATAGTAAATTGGGCACCACAAGAGGCGGTCTTGAACCACCCAGCCGTTGGCGGGTTCTTTACGCATAATGGATGGAACTCGACTTTGGAGAGCATCGTGGCGGGGGTGCCTATGATTTGCTGGCCTTACTTTGCTGACCAACAATTGAATAGTAGGGTTGTGAGTGAGGTATGGAAAATAGGGTTGGATATGAAGGATGTATGTGATAGAAAGATAGTGGAGAAAATGGTGAATGATGTGATGGTGGATCAAAAGGAGGAGTTCGTACAATCGGCAGCCGAAATGGCTAAGGTAACGAATCAAAGTGTTAATGTTGGTGGGTCTTCTTATAGTAATTTGGATCATTTAATTGAAGATATTAGAATAATGAGCTTGAAAACCCCAAAAACTAAGTTTTTAAGGAATGAATCTATCTCAATATGAAGAAGTTACATTAACTGCTAAAATTTTGCTGGTACGAAAAAAATGAGAGATCGTCAGTTTAGTTTCTTTGATTGTAGtatttctttaaataaaataactgaaatttattaaaaatctttaaaatatccATGCTTGATTGAATATAGTCACCAATTATAATAAAGAAATCTATTGTTTACCCTTAAAAAGATGTGCAAAAATAGTTGCTTATATTCCAATAAAAAGGTTACAATTTAGACTGAACcatttaaaagttttttatttaaattactagaTAATTAAAATTTCGGAAGTTCTCTTTTACCTTCTCTTttacagtttaattttttttatgtaaaataacTTTAGACGTCACGAATCTGAGAATCAAAATTGCAACATTTTTCTTCGATCTCCGACACTGATCGTCAGATTGAATTGggtctaaaatatttttaaattgttgcTTGGAGCTCACTTGTGGAGCTCttcctattctgtttctttctttcttttatttcattttattttatttactttatgctataataatataatatataataattaatataaatatcttttactacaCATGTCATATTcataaccatacatttgtcttaatctaactaatttatcaaataaaaatctcataatataattgtttaattaataattatcttttacttaatttccaagtaaataaatataatgcacttgtattttatttttaccatgcACTTGAAAAaatcttaatttattattaatcaaaaatcttatactaattatttaattattaaata
Coding sequences within it:
- the LOC107942665 gene encoding 7-deoxyloganetic acid glucosyl transferase, with amino-acid sequence MEKDRSSQAPPPHVLIFPFPLQGHINSMIKLAELLALAGFKLTFLNSHYNHERLVKFNNIAAHFERYQGFEFKTITDGLPLDHPRSGNWFLDMYEEALELKMKPGLREMLENISPPVDCIIADGFSGFALDVAKELEIPIIYFRTSSPFSFWVYYSIPDIIQAGELPIKGSEDMNRLLTTVPGMETYLRCRDLPSFCRETDIEDSIIKLYVKQTRKSPQADALILNTAEELDGPILSQIRTKCPRVYAIGPLHAQLNTRLKAKHGESYDHFSNTLWEVDKSCIFWLDKQPNRSVIYVSFGSITSTSREQLVELWYGLLNSKTKFLLVVRPNSVIGKDGEGEDVVVELMEKSKDQGYIVNWAPQEAVLNHPAVGGFFTHNGWNSTLESIVAGVPMICWPYFADQQLNSRVVSEVWKIGLDMKDVCDRKIVEKMVNDVMVDQKEEFVQSAAEMAKVTNQSVNVGGSSYSNLDHLIEDIRIMSLKTPKTKFLRNESISI